In Streptomyces sp. NBC_01231, the sequence CGGGCCGGTGGGGCGGCGGGCGAGGCCGAAGGCGTGTCTTGTGCGGCGTGCGGCGTGCTCGGCCGGGCGGACCCGGTGACTGCCCTCTCGGGGGACGGCGAGGTCTGCGGGACCGACGACTGGACGGCCGATGCGGGCGAGGGGCGTTGTTTCACGTGAAACGTCGGCTCGTCCACCCCGTCAGACCCGGGCACGGTCGATCGCGGGGTCGGTGCGCCCAAGCCCGCGCGACGCGGCGTCGGGGTGGACGCGCTCCGCTGGATGTTAGGGACCGAACCGGCCGCCGGGGACGCCGACTTGCGTGCGGTGGGCGTAGCCGTGGAGGTGTCCCTGGGGTTCACCACCCGCTGCACACCGGTCGACGCGGAGGACGCAGATGTCGCCTCCGGCTGGACCGCGTACGTCGACCCTGTGTCGGAGCGCGGGATGTTCGAGACGGAAGCCGGTGCCGTACGGGCGGAGTCGGCTGTGTCCGTCGCATCGGACGAAACACCCGTCGCGCCGGGCCGCACGGGCTGTGCCCGTTGGACGGTCGGTGCCTCGGTGTCGTATCTCCGGGCCGAACCGTCCGGCGTGGGCAGGCCACCGGCATCCGGCAGGGGGCCGCTGCCCGGAGCGGGCTCCTTGCCGGTGGCCGCCCCGCCGCCACCGGTGTCCCCGCCGCCGCCCGTTTCCGAGCCCCCGCCGTCGCCCCCGGCGGGCGACGCCGTGCCCGGGATCCGGGTGGGCAGCGTGCGCCGCTGTACGGGAGACGTGGTCGACCTGGTCAGCGGGGCCGGTGCCGTGGCCGGGCGGGGCGCTGCCGGGACTACGCGGATACCCCGCCCCTGGACGGAAGGAACGGGGGCGGCCGGTGCCGGCGGTGCGGCCACCGACTGGACGGGGACGGGCTGTCGCCCCCGGCCAGAACCACCAACAGGGCTTGCGGAACCGGCAGAACTCGCAGCACCAACAGGGCCTGCGGAACCGGAAGCACCCGCCGAACCCTCCGTGCCCGCAGCGCCCCCCGCACCCGCAGCACCCGCCGAACCTTGCGTGCCCGCCGAACCCGCACGTTCCGCAGGCCGTGCCGGTGCTGACAGACGATTGCCCGTCAGGCCGTCCGGCGCCGTGTCCAGAACGACGTGTGGGCGTGTGTCTCCGAAGGACGGGTTGCGCCAGGTGGCCAGGCGGTTGCCGAAGTCGGCGTCGGCCACCCCCGACGTGCCCCGGGCCGACCGTTGGATGGGCGGCAGCGTGGGCCAGTCGGCCGGGCGTGGAGGCACCGCGTCGGCAGCCGCGGAACCAGTCGGCGCCGACCCGCCCCCCGCCCCACCCCGAGACTCAGGACCCGCCGCCGAACCGGCACTCGAACCGCCCGTCCCAGCCCCCTCGGTGCCAGCCCCCTCCGTGCCAGAACCCGCACTGGCACCCGCGATGGCACCCGCACCGGCACCCGAACGGACACCCGCCCCCCGCCCCCGGAATCGGTCCAGAAGCCCCATGCCTCAGCCCTCCGCCCCGCCCCGCGTCACGAGAGACGCGATGCGGTCGGCGTAGCGGCGCCGGTCGTGGTGTTCGAGGTCCAGGATCTCGTCCTGGCTCCAGTGGAAGTGGAAGGCGACGTACGCGATCTCCTCGTGCAGCCGGTCGGTCGCGTACGTCACGATTCCCCCAGGCGGCTCCCGCCGAGTTCCACCTCGAAGGGCTCCGCGCAGTGCGGGCACTCCACCGAGGCGCGGGTGTGGCCCTCGGCGTTGATCTGGCGGTAGAAGTCCTGGAGGAACGCCAGGTCGGAGGCGAACATGTTCTCCACGATCCCGTCGTGCACCATCGGCAGCCCGCCCAGGCGGGTGATGACCCGGCCCAGCAGCACCACCGACAGATACGCGGGGTTCTCCTGGACGCGGATGTCCCGCAACGGCACGAGTTCGTCCCTCGCCGTCGCCAGCCGCATCACACCGTCCCGGTGGACCGTGCCCGCCTCGTCGACGTAGCCGCGCGGCAGCTCGAAGGGGAACTCCGTCTGCAGGCGGTACGCCGGTGCCGTCGGCACGGGAGCGGACGCGGGCGTCGGGGCGGGCGCGGCGTCGGGCACGGCGGCGGGCGAGGGAGCGACCTGCTCCCCGCCCGCCGCCGCCCGGACAGCAGTACGCCGCATTACTCGATGACCAGTTCTTCGAAAGTGATCGTCACGGTCTCGGTCAGCGCCGCGGCCTCGCCGGCCTTCACCGTGCTGGTGTCGATCTTGCTGCACCAGGCGTTGCGCATGTTGTACCGCTTGACCGGGTTGTTCTGGTAGTCCATCACCATGATCGTGGCGTTCTTGCGGGCGCTGGCCATCACACCGTTGATCGACTCGGTGATCCACGTGTTGAACGCGGCGGACTGCGTCATACCGCGGACGACCGTGCAGGTACCGGCCTTCTTGACGCCCGGCAGCTTCTTGGTGACCGGTTTGCCCTGCGCGGAGACCTGCTGGTACTCGATGACGTCCTGTTCCAGGCTGAGGCCGCTGACCTCGGCGAGATACTCGACCATCACGCCGTCGATCTGGAGCCCGAAATTGTGCGAAGTAAGGGCGTCACCCGGCTGGAGACTCATCTGTTCGTCCTTCTAGGGGAGTTGACTCGGTGTACGGAAGTAGCGGGAGCGCCTACTCCTCCAGCTCCCCGTTGCCGCTGGAGAACTGGGCCAGCCGGAAGATCACGAACTCTGCGGGCTTGACCGGCGCGATCCCGATCTCGCACACCACCCGGCCGACGTCGACCGACTCCGGCGGGTTGCTCTCCTCGTCGCACTTGACGTAGAAGGCGTCCTCCGGCTTGGCGCCGAACAGGGCGCCGGCGCGCCACTCGTTGACCAGGAACGCCGAGACGTTGCGCCGGATCCGGGCCCACAGGGCGTGGTCGTTCGGCTCGAACACCACCCACTGGGTGCCGATCAGGATCGACTCCTCCAGGTAGTTGAAGTACCGGCGGACGTTCAGGTAGCGCCAGGCCGGGTCGGAGGACAGGGTGCGGGCACCCCAGATCCGGATGCCGCGGCCGGGGAAGGCACGGATGCAGTTGACGCCGATCGGGTTGAGCAGGTCCTGCTCGCCCCGGGTGATCTGGATCTCCAGGTCCACCGCGCCGCGTACGACCTCGTTCGCCGGGGCCTTGTGCACACCGCGCTCGGAGTCGTTGCGGGCCC encodes:
- a CDS encoding phage tail protein; the protein is MSLQPGDALTSHNFGLQIDGVMVEYLAEVSGLSLEQDVIEYQQVSAQGKPVTKKLPGVKKAGTCTVVRGMTQSAAFNTWITESINGVMASARKNATIMVMDYQNNPVKRYNMRNAWCSKIDTSTVKAGEAAALTETVTITFEELVIE